The proteins below are encoded in one region of Thermoanaerobaculia bacterium:
- a CDS encoding dihydroorotate dehydrogenase-like protein, with protein sequence MDLTTVYLGLALPHPLMPGASPMVDDLDTVRRLEDAGAAAIVMHSLFQEQIVDDEVRRHVHLAAFEQSNAEALSYFPGASEFELGPEEYLEHVARLKDAVSVPVVASLNGTSPESWVEYARLIEQAGADALEVNCYFLATDPLENGEDVERRTIQVVEAVRSAVRIPVAIKLSPFYSAFANLARSLDEAGVDGLVLFNRFYQPDIDIENLEIQPSLHLSDSSELLLRLRWLAILSGRVNASLVVSGGVHTATDAVKAVMAGADAIQMVSSLLRHGPEHIAVVRQEMERWLEDHEYESLAEARGSMSHKHCPDPAALERANYMRILQSWRRGSEW encoded by the coding sequence ATGGACCTCACGACGGTCTATCTCGGCCTCGCCCTGCCCCATCCGCTGATGCCGGGCGCCTCCCCGATGGTCGACGACCTCGATACGGTCCGCCGACTCGAGGACGCCGGGGCGGCGGCGATCGTCATGCATTCGCTCTTCCAGGAGCAGATCGTGGACGACGAGGTGCGGCGGCACGTGCATCTGGCCGCGTTCGAACAGTCGAACGCCGAGGCTCTCTCCTACTTTCCCGGAGCGTCGGAGTTCGAGCTCGGGCCGGAGGAGTACCTCGAGCACGTCGCGCGGCTGAAGGATGCCGTCTCCGTGCCGGTGGTCGCGTCGTTGAACGGCACGTCTCCCGAGTCGTGGGTCGAATACGCGCGCCTGATCGAGCAGGCGGGGGCCGACGCGCTCGAGGTGAACTGCTACTTCCTCGCGACGGACCCGCTGGAGAACGGCGAGGACGTGGAGCGGCGGACGATCCAGGTCGTCGAGGCGGTCCGGAGCGCCGTGCGGATCCCGGTCGCGATCAAGCTTTCGCCGTTCTACTCGGCGTTTGCGAACCTCGCGCGCTCGCTCGACGAGGCGGGGGTCGACGGGCTCGTACTCTTCAACCGCTTCTACCAGCCCGACATCGACATCGAGAACCTCGAGATCCAGCCGAGCCTGCATCTGTCCGACTCTTCGGAGCTCCTCCTGCGGCTGCGCTGGCTCGCGATCCTCTCGGGTCGCGTGAACGCTTCGCTCGTGGTCTCCGGCGGCGTGCACACGGCGACGGACGCGGTCAAGGCGGTGATGGCGGGCGCCGACGCGATCCAGATGGTCTCCTCGCTCCTGCGCCACGGTCCCGAGCACATCGCCGTCGTGCGGCAGGAGATGGAGCGCTGGCTCGAGGACCACGAGTACGAGAGCCTCGCAGAGGCGCGGGGGAGCATGAGCCACAAGCACTGCCCCGACCCGGCCGCGCTGGAGCGGGCGAACTACATGCGGATTCTGCAGAGCTGGCGCCGCGGCAGCGAGTGGTAG
- the sufT gene encoding putative Fe-S cluster assembly protein SufT yields MPGYPQSILSLSRDVVAMQIPSGERIALPSKTLVRITQTLGGNFTVEVPSIGGLFRIEGKDADALGVEMPEEAKKAAEATAGAGPSSAEGVEKAVWEQLKTVFDPEIPINIVELGLVYNLEVKPVGNGFRIEVKMTLTAPGCGMGAAIADDAKRKIESVPGVAETDVELVWEPVWGPNMMSEAAKLTLGFM; encoded by the coding sequence ATGCCCGGTTATCCCCAGTCCATCCTGTCCCTTTCCCGCGACGTCGTCGCGATGCAGATCCCTTCCGGCGAGCGGATCGCGCTGCCGTCGAAGACCCTCGTCCGGATCACCCAGACGCTCGGCGGCAATTTCACGGTCGAAGTCCCGTCCATCGGAGGACTCTTCCGCATCGAGGGGAAGGACGCCGATGCGCTCGGCGTCGAGATGCCGGAGGAGGCGAAGAAGGCCGCCGAGGCGACCGCCGGCGCCGGCCCGTCGTCGGCCGAAGGCGTCGAGAAGGCGGTCTGGGAACAGCTGAAGACGGTGTTCGACCCCGAGATCCCGATCAACATCGTCGAGCTCGGCCTCGTCTACAACCTGGAGGTCAAGCCCGTCGGCAACGGCTTCCGCATCGAGGTGAAGATGACGCTCACAGCGCCCGGCTGCGGCATGGGCGCGGCGATCGCCGACGACGCGAAGCGCAAGATCGAGTCGGTTCCCGGCGTCGCCGAGACCGACGTCGAGCTCGTGTGGGAGCCGGTTTGGGGGCCAAACATGATGAGCGAGGCGGCGAAATTAACGTTAGGTTTCATGTAA
- the nifJ gene encoding pyruvate:ferredoxin (flavodoxin) oxidoreductase: MPNGRWITLDANEAVASVAHRLSEVIAIYPITPSSPMGEFADEWSASGRRNLWGAVPQVTEMQSEAGAAGAVHGALQAGALSTTFTASQGLLLMIPNMYKIAGELTPFAMHVAARTLATHALSIFGDHSDVMACRQTGFAMLAASSVQEAQDLAAVAHAASLSSRVPFLHFFDGFRTSHEVAKIVPLSDDELRAMVDERLVAEHRRRALSPDHPFIRGTAQNPDTFFQASEAANRFHDAVPALVERAMDVLAERTGRRYRLFDYAGHPAAERVVVAMGSGAETAAETARHLEALGEKVGAVTVHLYRPFSIEGLAAALPATVRSIAVLDRTKEPGSVGEPLFLDVQGALAEARERGLTAAEPRLIGGRYGLSSKEFTPAMVKAVFDELGKETPKRRFTVGIVDDVTHLSLPYDPEFEIEPAEVTRAVFYGLGADGTVGANKNTIKIIGEDTDNHAQGFFVYDSKKSGAATVSHLRFGPRPIRSPYLIRRASFVACHQFEFIKRADVLDVLEPGGEFLLNAPYGPDEVWDHLPREVQETILEKRPLFYVIDANKVAREAGLGGRTNTILQACFFAITNVIPQENAIERIKHAIEKTYARKGSEILKRNFAAVDAALSNLFLVEIPSAVTGLPRPPTVPAEAPEFVRRITAVLMEGKGDALPVSAFPPDGTWPLGTASFEKRNIGAEIPVWDPVLCIQCNKCVLICPHAVIRAKVFDPALLETAPSTFKSVDFRAADYAGMKYTLQVAPEDCTGCSLCVSFCPAKDKSDPRRKAIEMTRQAPLRDAEKENFEYFLGLPEPDRSRLRVLDVKGSQFAQPLFEFSGACAGCGETPYVKLLTQLFGDRTLIANATGCSSIYGGNLPTTPYAANASGRGPAWSNSLFEDNAEFGLGMRLALDSLSQQARDLLRALAPEVGEELAGAILAAGGAPAEIEPQRVRIAALKERLAAIGSAEGRRLAEIADALVRKSVWIVGGDGWAYDIGFGGLDHVLASGRDVNILVLDTEVYSNTGGQQSKATPFGAVAKFASAGKRSPKKDLGMIAMSTGAAYVASVAMGARDHQTLKAFLEAESYPGPSLIIAYSHCIAHGYDMAYGADQQKLAVESGVWPLFRFDPRRAEAGEAPLSIDSPAPKASVADYLKNENRFRAVERTGADAWKKMVLEAERISKRREALYRHLAAFHGGNGNGGGPAAASSSASAAPKVTSRAGSPGGSPAPEGANEA, translated from the coding sequence ATGCCAAACGGACGCTGGATCACTCTCGACGCCAACGAGGCGGTGGCCTCCGTCGCTCACCGGCTGAGCGAGGTCATCGCGATTTACCCCATCACCCCCTCCTCCCCGATGGGTGAATTCGCCGACGAGTGGTCCGCGTCCGGGCGGCGAAACCTCTGGGGCGCGGTTCCCCAGGTCACCGAGATGCAATCGGAGGCCGGCGCGGCCGGAGCCGTGCACGGAGCGCTCCAGGCGGGCGCGCTCTCGACGACCTTCACGGCGTCCCAGGGGCTCCTCCTGATGATCCCGAACATGTACAAGATCGCGGGCGAGCTCACGCCGTTTGCGATGCACGTCGCGGCCCGGACGCTCGCGACGCACGCGCTCTCGATCTTCGGCGACCACTCGGACGTGATGGCGTGCCGGCAGACGGGCTTCGCGATGCTCGCCGCGTCTTCCGTCCAGGAAGCGCAGGATCTCGCGGCCGTGGCGCACGCCGCCTCGCTTTCGAGCCGGGTCCCTTTCCTTCACTTCTTCGACGGGTTCCGCACGTCCCACGAGGTCGCGAAGATCGTCCCGCTTTCCGACGACGAGCTTCGAGCGATGGTCGACGAGCGGCTCGTCGCGGAGCACCGCCGCCGCGCGCTCTCGCCGGATCATCCCTTCATCCGGGGAACGGCCCAGAATCCGGACACGTTCTTCCAGGCGAGCGAGGCGGCCAACCGCTTCCACGACGCCGTGCCGGCCTTGGTCGAGCGGGCCATGGACGTTCTCGCGGAGCGCACGGGCCGGCGGTATCGTCTCTTCGACTACGCGGGGCATCCCGCCGCCGAGCGCGTCGTCGTCGCGATGGGCTCCGGCGCCGAGACGGCGGCCGAGACGGCCCGCCATCTCGAGGCGCTGGGAGAAAAAGTCGGCGCCGTCACGGTGCATCTCTATCGGCCGTTCTCGATCGAGGGCCTCGCCGCCGCGCTTCCGGCGACCGTCCGTTCGATCGCGGTCCTCGACCGGACGAAGGAGCCGGGCTCGGTGGGCGAGCCGCTCTTCCTCGACGTGCAGGGCGCGCTCGCCGAGGCGCGCGAGCGCGGGCTGACCGCGGCCGAACCGCGGCTGATCGGCGGGCGGTACGGCCTCTCCTCGAAGGAATTCACTCCGGCGATGGTGAAGGCGGTCTTCGACGAGCTCGGCAAGGAGACTCCCAAGAGGCGCTTCACGGTCGGGATCGTCGACGACGTCACGCATCTCTCGCTTCCCTACGACCCCGAGTTCGAGATCGAGCCCGCCGAGGTCACGCGCGCCGTGTTCTACGGCCTCGGCGCGGACGGCACGGTCGGCGCGAACAAGAACACGATCAAGATCATCGGGGAGGACACCGACAACCACGCCCAGGGTTTCTTCGTCTACGACTCGAAGAAATCGGGCGCCGCGACGGTTTCCCACCTCCGGTTCGGCCCCCGGCCGATCCGCTCGCCGTACCTCATCCGGCGCGCGAGCTTCGTCGCCTGCCATCAGTTCGAGTTCATCAAACGCGCCGACGTCCTGGACGTGCTCGAGCCGGGAGGCGAGTTCCTGCTGAACGCTCCCTACGGCCCGGACGAGGTCTGGGATCACCTGCCGCGTGAAGTCCAGGAGACGATTCTCGAGAAACGGCCGCTCTTCTACGTGATCGACGCCAACAAGGTCGCGCGCGAAGCGGGGCTCGGGGGCCGGACGAACACGATCCTCCAGGCGTGCTTCTTCGCGATCACGAACGTGATCCCCCAGGAGAACGCGATCGAGCGGATCAAGCACGCGATCGAGAAGACCTACGCGCGCAAGGGAAGCGAGATCCTGAAACGCAATTTCGCGGCGGTCGACGCCGCTCTGTCGAACCTCTTCCTCGTCGAGATTCCCTCCGCCGTGACCGGTCTTCCCAGGCCGCCGACCGTCCCCGCCGAAGCTCCCGAGTTCGTCCGGCGGATCACGGCGGTCCTGATGGAAGGGAAGGGCGACGCCCTGCCGGTCTCCGCGTTTCCGCCCGATGGGACGTGGCCGCTGGGAACCGCGAGCTTCGAGAAGCGAAACATCGGAGCCGAGATCCCGGTCTGGGATCCCGTGCTCTGCATCCAGTGCAACAAGTGCGTCCTGATCTGCCCCCACGCGGTCATCCGCGCGAAGGTCTTCGACCCCGCGCTCCTCGAAACGGCGCCCTCGACCTTCAAGTCGGTCGACTTCCGCGCCGCCGATTACGCCGGGATGAAGTACACGCTCCAGGTCGCGCCGGAGGACTGCACGGGATGCTCGCTCTGCGTCTCGTTCTGCCCGGCCAAGGACAAGTCCGACCCGCGGCGCAAGGCGATCGAGATGACGCGCCAGGCGCCGCTCCGGGACGCGGAGAAGGAGAACTTCGAGTATTTCCTCGGCCTGCCGGAGCCCGACCGCTCGCGCCTGCGCGTCCTCGACGTCAAGGGGAGCCAGTTCGCCCAGCCGCTCTTCGAATTCTCGGGCGCCTGCGCCGGCTGCGGGGAGACGCCCTACGTGAAGCTCCTGACGCAGCTCTTCGGCGACCGGACCCTCATCGCCAACGCGACGGGATGCAGCAGCATCTACGGCGGGAACCTGCCGACCACGCCCTACGCGGCCAACGCCTCCGGGCGGGGTCCCGCGTGGTCGAACTCGCTGTTCGAGGACAACGCGGAGTTCGGTCTGGGAATGCGGCTCGCGCTCGACAGCCTTTCCCAGCAGGCCCGCGACCTGCTGCGCGCCCTCGCCCCGGAGGTCGGCGAGGAGCTCGCCGGCGCGATCCTGGCCGCCGGAGGCGCGCCGGCCGAGATCGAGCCGCAGCGCGTCCGCATCGCGGCGTTGAAGGAACGGCTCGCGGCGATCGGCTCGGCCGAGGGCCGGCGCCTGGCCGAGATCGCCGACGCGCTCGTCCGGAAGAGCGTCTGGATCGTCGGCGGGGACGGCTGGGCGTACGACATCGGCTTCGGCGGGCTCGATCACGTGCTCGCGTCGGGGCGCGACGTCAACATCCTCGTGCTCGACACCGAGGTCTACTCGAACACCGGCGGACAGCAGTCGAAGGCGACGCCGTTCGGCGCGGTCGCGAAATTCGCGTCGGCCGGAAAGCGCTCGCCGAAGAAGGACCTGGGGATGATCGCGATGAGCACGGGCGCGGCCTACGTCGCTTCCGTCGCGATGGGCGCCCGCGATCACCAGACGTTGAAGGCCTTCCTCGAGGCCGAGTCGTACCCCGGACCGTCGCTCATCATCGCGTACAGCCACTGCATCGCGCACGGCTACGACATGGCGTACGGCGCCGACCAGCAGAAGCTCGCCGTCGAGAGCGGCGTCTGGCCGCTCTTCCGCTTCGACCCTCGCCGCGCCGAGGCGGGAGAGGCGCCCCTCTCGATCGACTCTCCGGCGCCGAAGGCGAGCGTGGCGGATTACCTGAAGAACGAGAACCGGTTCCGCGCCGTCGAGCGGACGGGCGCCGACGCCTGGAAGAAGATGGTCCTCGAGGCCGAGCGCATCTCGAAACGTCGCGAGGCACTCTACCGGCACCTCGCGGCGTTCCACGGCGGCAACGGGAACGGCGGGGGTCCCGCCGCGGCGTCCTCGTCCGCGTCGGCCGCCCCGAAGGTCACCTCCAGGGCGGGTTCGCCGGGCGGCTCGCCGGCTCCGGAAGGCGCGAACGAGGCCTGA